In the Burkholderia contaminans genome, GCAGCAACTGCCCGATCCCTTGCCGCCGATACTGGCGGTCGACGGCCAGCTCCGCGATCTCCGCCATCCCGTTCCAGCTCTGGCCGATGGCCACGAACCCGGCGAGCCGGCCGCCGGCCGTCGCATGAAAGAGCGCCGTCTTGCCGGTCGCCTCGTCCGCCCAGCCGGCCGGATCGAAGCCGTAGTTCTTGCGGCGTGCAGGCAGCGCGCGCAGATCGAGCAAGTCCTGATACGGCGCATTCAATTCCCAGGCGATGTCGAACGAGAAGTCGCATCGGTCCAGTTCGTCGGCGGGCAGCCCGCTCGTCTGTTCGATGCTGATGTGCTCGGCTCGGTCCATGTGTCGGTGTCCTGTCTTCTGCGGGATGCGTGGTGGTGTCCGTGATGCGATCGCCGGCGCCATGATATGCGCCGCATCGAGTGTGTTCCTGCTTCGATTTTTTGCACCTGCACAATTCGCCGCGCGCGAGACAGGCACAGACAGGTTGCGTCCGTGGCGGTGGAGCGCGCTCAGGCGATGAACCGGACAGTCGCGCAAACGTGTGCGGAGTCCAGGCGCCGGCTGAGGCGCTCGTTCGATCGCCTGATTATGCTGGATTTCGGCGTTGGCCTGGTGAGCGCATCGAGTGCCGCATACACGAACATGCGGTTCCCGAACGGTGGGCCGCCCGCATTCGGCGTGAGTCTCGCGAACATCGGCAGGCAAGGGGTGCGCGACCTCGAGAGGGTCGGCGTTGGCGCGCGGGATGCGATCGCGGCGGCTCTCGTGTGGGCGAACTGGACGCGCACGAAGTTCGTGCCACTGTCGAGCGAAACATCGAAAGCATTCGGGCGCAACGGGGGACGTCGCGCCCGAGTGCGCGTCGGCCCCGTGCGGGCGGCCGACGCGGTCCGGCCACGCCGTCAGATCGTGATCGTGACGGGGCCCGCGAGCGGCGTGTAGCCGTCGTCGAACAGGTACCACGCATCGTACTGCCCCGAGCCCAGCGTGCTGTTGGCCGTGGACGAGAACAGCAACGAACCCGTGCTCTTCGGCAGGTACGCCCACGACTTGTAGCTGCCCTTGGTCGGCTGCGCACCACGCGCAAAGATACCCACCCAGTTCTTCGGGCTGTGGCTCCACGGCGGCGCGACGTAGTCGAACCGCAACGTGCCGAACGTCGAGCCCTGCGACGCGAGCGACGCGACGAACTTCTTGCTGGTATTGCCGATCGCCGAATCCGTGAGCAGCGTGCCGGATTGCGTCTGCACGCAACCGGCCACCCGACGCAGGAAGTTCGGATCGTTCGCGTCGCGGATGCTGGCGTCATACCAGCCGCCGTCGCCGTACCACGTGACCGCTTGCGTCGCGCCGGCGGCGACGGTGAACGACTGCCTCGTGTTCATCCCGTAGGCGTTGTCGGTGAGCTGAAACGTGGTCGCGCTGGCGCCCGCCGAGTTGTCGAGCGTGATCTGCACGTTGCCGTTCGCGACGTCGTAGCACAGGCTGATTTCGGCGGTCGAACCCGTGTTGCCCGACGAACCGATGCTGCCGCGGAACGTCTGCAGGAAACCATTCGGTCCGTAGATCGAATAGTCGTAGCCGCCGCCGCTGGTTAGCGCGAGCGAGTCCGACAGGTTCGCGCACTGGTTCGTGCCGGCCGCGATCGTGTAGTGCCGGGGGATCGTGCTCGTGCCGTCGACCCAGGCCTGCAGGTGCACGCCCGCGGTGCCGGTATTGGTCATCGTCAGCGCGAGCGCGCGGCCGGCGCGGTTGACCTTGCCTTGCACGAAGAACTCGTAGGGCAGGCGGCACGCGGTGCTGCGGCCGGCCGCCTGGGCCGGCACCGCGGTGGTGGTCGGGTAGGGGATCAGGACGGCCGGGCCGTTCGGGTTCATGTTGCTCGCGGGCGGCTGGATCGCGGGAACCGCCTGGTCGGCGTTCGAGAAATCGAAGGCCGACGTCAGGTCGCCGCACACCGTGCGCCGCCACGGCGTGATGTTGGTTTCCTGCAGCCCGAAGCGCGCCTCCAGAAAGCGGATCACCGAGGTGTGATCGAACACCTGCGAATTGACCTTGCCGCCCTTCGACCACGGCGAGATCACGAACATCGGCACGCGCGGGCCGAGCCCGATCGGCACGTCGCCGCTGGCCGAGCCGTCCGATGCGGCGCCGCTGCCGGAGACGAATTCGGCGGCCGTCGAGACCGTCGACTGCCCGGTGCCGGCAGCGGAGCTGGCGGGGACGGCCGGCGGCACGTGATCGAACAGCCCGTCGTTCTCGTCGTACATGACGAGCAGCACCGTGCTGGCCCAAACCGCCGGATTCGACGTCAGCGCATTGAGGACGTTGCTCACGTACCATTCGCCGCCGCTCGCGGCCCACGACGGATGCTCGCTGTACGCGTACGGTGCGGCGATCCACGATACCTGCGGCAGCGTGCCGTTGGCGACGTCGGCCCGCAGCTGGCTGAAGAGGTTCGTGTCGTATTCCTTGCCGCCGCCTGACGGGTCGATCTGCGTGCCGTTGAGCGCCGGCGCGAGCGGATCGCTGGCGCCGAGGTTCTGGTACTGCCTGAAGTTCAGGATGACGTTGTCGCCGTAATTGCCGTTCCACCAGAGATCGCTTTTGGAGCCGTTGTATTCGCCGTAGCCATGGCCGGCATCGAGGCCGTTGCCCTTGTCCTGGTAGAACTTCCACGTGACGCCGGCCGTGTTCAGGCGCTCCGGCATCGTGGTCCAGCCGGTGCCCGTCATCGTATTGGTGGTGTATGGCGAATAGCCGGTGACGTTGCCGCAGCACCCGGTCCACAGATACAGGCGGTTCGGGTCCGTCGGGCCGAGCATCGAGCAGTGGTACGCATCGCACACCGTGAACGCGCTCGCCAGCGCGTAGTAGAACGGAATGTCGTTCTGCGTGAAGTAGTACATCGTGCCGCTGGTCTTCGCGGCGGTCCAGTTGTCATAGCGGCCGTTGTTCCAGGCGCTGTGCGTGGTGCCCCAGTCGTGAGGGAGGTCGCCGTAGTAGGTGTCGCCGTTCGCCGTGCCGAAAGGCGGGGACGGGTTGAACGGGAACACGTAGGACAGCATCCAGGGCTGCCGCCACACCGGATACCCGCTCGAAATCACGGCCGGCCGCGGATCGCCGAAGCCGCGCGCACCGCCCAGCATGCCGAGGTAGTGGTCGAACGAGCGGTTTTCCTGCATCAGGATCACGACGTGCTTCACGTCCTGGATCGTGCCGGTCACGGTGGCTGCCGGAATGGCCTGCGCACGCGCGATGCTGTCGGGCAGCATGCCCGTGATCGCGGTGGCGCCGGCGAGCTTCAGCGCGTCGGCGATGAATTGACGTCGTGTCGTGGGTTTGTTTTGCATGATCGCTCTCTGTCGTGGATTGCTGGCCCGCGGGCCGGCGTCGGTCAGTGGCACGCGCTCGCGCAGTGCAGGACGGGTGTGGACGCCGAGCCTGGTGCGGCTGCGCGCGCGGCCGCCATGCTGGCCGCGGTGCCGGAGTCACCGTCGCCGCAAGCGGCCAGCGTGCACAGGAGTGCGATCATGAAAACGCCGCGCCAGTGCGGGAAGCGGCTTTCCGACCGATACGAGTTGACGATATGCTTTCGATCCGATTCGAGTCGGATTCCTGAATGATCGAGACTGTTGCTGCGTGCTCCGTATTTCATTACCCCTCCAGACATGAAAAATGGACAGCAGAGAATATCGCCCGAATCAGAACAACTTCATGACAGGCCAGCCGCGCGTGCCTGCCACGTGCAACAGCTTCGCGTCGGGATTGGTGGCGACCGGATGCGTGACGTAGTCCAGCAGCGGCACGTCGTTGATCTGTATGCGCGTCAAACATCGTACTTCAAGGCGATGAAGGATAGCGCGGACGCCGTAGGCGTCCTTTCGGGCGGCTAGTGGGGCGTTTTCTGTTGGTCGATGTCGATGTGTTTGCGAACGATTTCGACCGGCGCTCCGCCACAACTTCCGGCAATGTAAGACAGAGACTCCAGCGCGCCGCCCTACAACTTTTTACGAATGCTCGAGTAGCACTTGAGAGACGTAATTGCGACCGCGTCGAATGGCTTGACTCGCTCTTGTGGGCCAGACATACAATCGTCCGATGCGACGACTCCAGGCCTTTAAGTTCGAACTGATGCCGAACGGCGAGCAGCAGCGCGATATGCGCCGCTTCGCCGGATCGTGCCGGTTCGTCTACAACAAGGCACTGGCGTTGCAGAAGGAGAACTACGAGGCGGGCGGCAAGTTCATTGGCTACGTAGTAATGGCCAAGCATCTGACGGAGTGGCGTAACGGAGGCGAAACGCCATGGCTCAAGGATGCCCCCGTTCACCCGTTGCAACACGCCCTCAAGGACATGGAGCGGGCCTACAAGAACTTCTTCGCCAAGCGAACGGCGTTTCCGAAGTTCAAGAAGCGCGGCCAGCGCGACAGTTTTCGCTACCCGGATCCCAAGCAATTCAAGCTCGACCAGCCCAATGGGCGCATTTTCCTGCCCAAGCTGGGCTGGATGCGGCTGAGGCTGTCGCGTCCCGTGCCGGGCGAACTGCGCAACGCAACGGTCAGCTTCAACGCGGGCAAGTGGTGTGTCTCGATCCAGACCGAGCGCGAGGTCGAGCAGCCGGTGCCCCATGCCACCAGCGTGATCGGCATCGATGTGGGTATCGCCCGCTTCGCCACGATGAGCGACGGCACGTTTGTCGCACCGCTCAACAGTTTCAGGAAACACGAGGCTCGTCTGCGCCGATGCCAACGTGCGATGAGCCGCAAGGTCAAGTTCAGCAATAACTGGAAAAAAGCCAAGGCCAGCGTCCAGCGCATCCATGCGTGCATCGGAAATGCTCGCCGCGACTACCTGCACAAGGCCACGACCACGATCAGCAAAAACCACGCGATGGTGTGTATCGAGGACTTGCAGGTTCGGAACATGTCCAGGTCGGCGGCAGGCAGCACCGATGCGCCTGGCAAAAATGTTCGGGCCAAGTCCGGTCTGAACAAGGCGATCCTCGACCAAGGGTGGTTCGAGTTCAGGCGGCAGTTGGAATACAAGCTGGCCTGGAATGGCGGCTGGCTCGTGGCGGTTCCGCCGCGAATACAAGCCGGACGTGTCCGGCTTGTGGATACGTGAGTGCGGATAACCGGACCACGCAGGAAAAATTCGCCTGTGTCGAATGCAGTTACGAGGAGAACGCCGATGTCGTCGGTGCTCTGAACATTCTGGCGCGGGGACACCGCGTTGCAGCCTGTGGAGAGACGGTGCAGTCGGGCCGCTCCGTGAAGCAGGAACCCGCCGAGGCGATCTGAGATAAGCATCATCATTTCAGACGCGGTAGGAATCCCCCGTGTGTCTTCAGGCGGGGGAGGATGTCAACGAATCGCTGTAGAAGTAGGTGCGATCGAAATCGGACGACGCGGAGCCGAGTGATTCCAGCCACTCGGTGGTGCGCACGATCTTCCCTTCGCGGAAGCTCGGCACGCCCGTACTGCGCCTGGTAAATGCATCACCCAGCGTGCCGTCAGCGGTATCGCGCTCGATGCCGAGCAGGTGCTCTATGCCGAATTCCGCCTCGATCGGCCGCCGTTATGCCGCCCATGCGGCGCACCTTCTGTCGGCCGGCTTTTTAGCGGCGTAATATATCCGCCGATACAACGCAGGCCCGCTCACCGGCGGGCCGTCATGGAGGCGGGCGATGGAGATGGCAGGGACGGCGGCGCCTTCGGCGCATCAGGCGGCGGCAGGCTCGATCGCGCTGACGGGCGCATTCGAGCGGCCGATGACGGTGACGCTCGACGACCTGCGCCGGCACGCGAGCGCGACGGCTGAGCCGTTCGACCTGCGCTGCTTCACGACGAACCGCTTCATCCGTTCAGTCGCGCCGTATCGCGGCGCGCGGCTGAAAGACCTGCTCGACGCGGCCGGGCTGCGCAACGACGCGCCGGGCGACTTCAAGCGCATGGTGTTCATCGCGCATGCGCACGACGGCTACGCGGTCACATTTTCGTGGCATGAACTGTTCAACACGCCCGTCGGCGAACACGTGATCGTCGCGTTCGAATGCGGCGATGCGCCGCTGTCGATCGACGACGGCGCGCCGCTGTTGTTTTCGGGCGCCGACCTCTTGCCCGCACCGCGCCACGTGAAGCGGCTGGCCGGCATCGTCGCGCGCGTGCTCGAGGTCTGAGCCGTCGCGCGCCGCACCGGCCGTCGTGTATGCTTGCCCGCATCGTTCAAAGGGCGGGACAACATGAAGAAACCGGCACACCCCAAGCCTGAGGTGCGGTTCAGGATGCGTATCCAGCAAGCCGACACGATCGCGCTCGGGCCGGGCAAGGTCGCGCTGCTCGAAGCCGTGCGCGAGCACGGTTCGATTTCGGCGGCGGCGCGCAGCCTGAAGATGTCGTACCGGCGTGCGTGGTTGCTGATGGACGAGCTGAACCGCTCGCTGAAATCGCCGGCGACGGTGTCCGAACATGGCGGGCAGAGCGGCGGCGGCAGCGTGCTTACGCCGGTCGGCGAGGAGATCATCCGCCTCTATCGCGGGATCGAGGCGCGCGCTTACGCGGCGTGTGCCGACGACATCGCCGCGCTCACGAAAATGGTCCGGCGTTAAGGGCGTGCTGAACGTGTGTGTTCCCGCAGAGCCTCCGCAGGCTGACGACGGGCTTTCACTGGCGCCCTGAGGGCCAACGCGCAACGCCTGCCGCGAAACGAACCTGACCTCAACCGTGCCGCAGGCAAAAGCGCGACGCGTCGCCCGTGGCGGCATCCGGCGCCGTCACATCGCGCGCCTGCGCATCGAGCCGCCCGATCAGTTCGACGAAACTCGCGACGCTCGCCGTCCGCAGCGGGTAGTACGCGATGTGGTGGCGTTCGCAGATGCGCTTGAGCAGGTTCATCGAATCGTGGTCGATACAGTCGACCGGGAACACGACCATCCGCGCGCCCGGTAGCGCAGCGGCCAGCAGGCCCTTGCGATCCTCGATGCCGCCGTCGTGCAGCGTCACCTCGCCGCCCGCCGTTTCGACGATCCGCTTGATCGCGCGATTGGAGCCCGGGCGCCCGCCGACATACACCAGACGCGTACCGTGAAGGAGCGACGGCGGATCGGCCGCGCATTCGGCCGGATCGTCCGCCGACGCCTGCACCGCCAGTTCGATCGCGCTCGCTTCGGCGCGCAGCGTCTTGACCATCGCCGTCAGTTCGTCGAGCCGCGCGCGCATCGCGCGGGCGCTCGCCTGTTCCGCGGCGATCCGCTGCTCGGCCGCCTCGCGGCGGCTCGTGTGCAGCGCGAGCCGTTCGTCGCGCGCGGCCAGTGCTTCGCGCAGTTCGTGCACTTCGTCACGCAAGGCGCTGTCCGCCGCCACCGGCTGCGCGTTCCGGCGCGCGGCAAGGGTATCGAGTTCCTGGCGCGCCGCGTCGCGCTGCGCGCTCAGTTCGTGCAGGCGCACCTGCTGCCGTTCGATCGTCGCGTGCAGCGCTGCATTCTCTTCCTCCAGCGCGACCAGCCGCCGGATATCGGCGCGATTGGCCGCGCCGACCAGGTGCGACAGCATGTGCAGGTCGCCGAACGCGGCCTGGCGCACGCCCATCGTCGTGCGCGGATGTGTCATCAGCGCCCAGTAAGCGGGCGGAATGTCGCCGCTCTTCAGCGCTTCGTTCCAGCGCGCGAGGAGTTCGTCCGCATCCTTCGCGCTGTCGAACGCGCGGATCGCGCCGGCGTAGCGCTCGTCGAGCGCCTTGTGCAACGCCTTGGCACCGGCCGTGCCGTCGATGGCGAGTTCGACGGCCGCGTGATGGATCTCCAGATCGGTCGCGTGCCGGCGATCGAGGTCGGTGAATTTCGGCACGAGCTTGCGCAGTTCGTGCGTGGTCAGGCAGGTGCCGATGATCGAGCAGTGCAGGTTCGCATCGAGTTCGGACAGGCGCGTGCGGCGCTTCGGCTCGGTCGGTTGCGCGCTCGACCGCGCGCAGCATGCGTCGATCCGCGTGCCGGTTGCCGCGGGCAGGTTGCCGCCGGGCGACGAGAGATCCGCCGTGCGGGACAGGCGAAAGGGCGGAGCGTGCATGTTGACCTCTGTCCGGCAGGGTCGGGCCGGGGACGGATGCGCGAAAGATTGGCGAAATATACCACGGAATATAACGCACGAAATTCCGGGAAAATCACGACGCCAGGCCGCGCGGCGCGGTCAGCAGAGCGCGGTTGAATCGTCGGTGAGCGGCACTGAGGCGGGGGAGAGGCTGAGGTGGAGGCTGCATGCGAAACGGGGAGCGATGCCGGCGCGGGATGCGAGATCACCTCCTCGACACACCGCCCGACGAACAATACGTCGATGCGCTCCGGCGGCATGCTGCCGGGCACGACGCGGCGCGCGAGGGTCGCGCGCGTCCGCCCCGAAGTCGTGAATGCCAATGCGTCTAGTGCCCTCGCGTAACCGCCGCCGGCAGCGCCGCGGCCCGCGCGCCCGCCGTCTCGTCCACGGTCGCCCGGCCACCGTCGTGAAAGAAAGCCTGCTCGGCGGCATTGTTCATCACGAGGATGCTGATGCGGCGATTGGTCGGCTCGTCCGCCACGTTCTTGTCGAGCGGCAGGACATCCGCAAGCCCGCGCACCTGGAGCAGCTTCTCCTCCCGCAACCCGCCCGCGACCAGCGCGCGCCGCGCGGCGTTCGCTCGATCGCTGGACAGCTCCCAGTTCGAATAGCCGGTCGAGCCGCCGGAATACGGCGTCGAGTCGGTATGCCCCGCGATCGACACGCGGTTTTCGACATCGTCGAGTGTCGTCCCGATCTGGGAGAGGATCGCGGTGGCGTAGCTTTCAGGCTGCGCACTACCCGACGCGAACATCGGTCGCTTCAGCGAATCGACGATCTCGATGCGCAGGCCCTCGTTGGTGATCGCGATCCGGATCTGGTCCTGGTACGCGCGCAACGACGGGCTATGTGCGATCGCCGCGCTCAGCTTCGCCTTCAGGCGTTCGAGCTTTTGCGTATCGACGATGCCGGCGAGTGCCGCGGGCGAGCTGGCCGGCACCGGTTGCGCCTGGGTGTCGATCGCCGGCGCCGGGTTCGTCATGTCGCGGCCGCCACCCTGCACGACGCTCGGGCGCGGCGCCTGCCCGTCTTTCCCGCCGGAGAGGAGGGTCGACAGCGGCGTGTTGAAGTAGTCCTCGATCCCCTGCTTGTCGTACTTGGACACCGAGCCGAGCAGCCACATCAGCAGGAAGAACGCCATCATCGCCGTGACGAAATCGGCGTACGCGATTTTCCAGGCGCCGCCGTGGTGGGCGTCGTGGTCCTCGCTTTTCCTGCGGCGCACGACGACGAGCGGAGCCTGTTTCGGCGGATTGGAGCGACTGTCGGCCATGGTGCCCCCGTTACGCGGCCTTGGGCGACTTCGTCGCGCGCACGGCCTCGTCGAGCTCCTTGAAGCTCGGGCGATCGGCGGTGAACAGCACCTTGCGGCCGAATTCCACCGCCACCGCCGGTGCGTAGCCGCTCATCGACGCGAGCAGCACGGCCTTCACGCAGTGGAACGGCTTGGCCGCCGCGCGGCCCTTCGCGTTGAGCAGATCCGCGAGCGGGCCGACGAAGCCATACGCGAGCAGGATGCCGAGGAAGGTGCCGACGAGCGCGCCGGCGATCATCTTGCCGAGCACGGCGGGCGGCGCGCCGACCGAGCCCATCGTATGCACGACCCCCATCACCGCGGCGACGATGCCGAACGCCGGGAGGCCGTCCGCCATCTTCTGGATCGCATTGGCCGCGACCGATGCCTCAGCGTGGTGCGTATGCAGTTCCTCGTCCATCAGGTCCTGCATCTCCAGCACGTTCACGTTGCCGCTCGACATCATCCGCAGATAGTCGACGATGAAATCGAGCAGGTGATGGTCTTCGAGCACGTGCGAATACTTCTGGAACAGCGGGCTTTGCTCGGGCGCATCGACGTCGGCCTCGAGCGCCATCATGCCGTCCTTGCGCGCCTTCTGCAGCAGTTCGTACAGCAGCGCGATCAGTTCGACGTATTGCTGCTTCGTGTAGCCGCCGCCCTTGAAACAGGTGGGCAGGCTCTTGAGCGTCTTCTTCAGCGTCGTGACCGGATTGCTGACGACGAACGCACCGAGCGCCGCGCCGAAAATGCATAGGAGCTCGAATGGTTGAAGCAGGGCCGGCACATGGCCGCCCACGCCGACGAAACTGCCGATCACCGACCCGATGACGACGATCCACCCGATGGCTACAAACATGATTACCTCGTCCGCGACTTGCGCTGCTGCATCCGTTGTCGAAAAGCGAGCGGGACGTCCGGTTGTTCCGCTCCATGCCCGCGACGGCGTCGATTCGCTGCAAGAAGACGTCGATCGACGGGTGTTGATGCAATAACGGCGATCGTCCGGACAACTGAACCCGTGATTCCACGCATCGCGCGTGATGCCTGTGTTGCACACGTTTGCGCATGCCGATCTGCGCGATTTTCTTGATCGAAGTCAAAAAATGCATGGCCGTTACGTGAGTTGCCGGTCGGAAGAGATCCGGAAAAAGGTAACGAATACCCTAAGGTTGCCCGGCTGCCCGGGGCCTCTTTCCGGAAATCGATAAAAAAACGGCACCGTGCCACGAGACACGGTGCCGCCAACGGCCTGGAAGGCCCCACTGGTCAGTCGTCGTCAGTCGATCGCGCGCATCGCGTGGCGCAGTTCCTGATAGCTTCGCAGCCCCGCCACGCCGAGTTCACGCCCGATCCCGCTGAGCCCGAAGCCGCCCCAGCACACGTGCGGGTAGATGAGCTGCGGCGCGTTGATCCACACGAGCCCTGCGCGCACGCGCTGCTGG is a window encoding:
- a CDS encoding GNAT family N-acetyltransferase — its product is MDRAEHISIEQTSGLPADELDRCDFSFDIAWELNAPYQDLLDLRALPARRKNYGFDPAGWADEATGKTALFHATAGGRLAGFVAIGQSWNGMAEIAELAVDRQYRRQGIGQLLLATAESWARSHGFGFMRLETQSNNIAACSTYARSGFVLGGHDRLLYADDENDGEVALFWYKDLRDGQTARIRTVDPESVRPAR
- a CDS encoding phosphocholine-specific phospholipase C encodes the protein MQNKPTTRRQFIADALKLAGATAITGMLPDSIARAQAIPAATVTGTIQDVKHVVILMQENRSFDHYLGMLGGARGFGDPRPAVISSGYPVWRQPWMLSYVFPFNPSPPFGTANGDTYYGDLPHDWGTTHSAWNNGRYDNWTAAKTSGTMYYFTQNDIPFYYALASAFTVCDAYHCSMLGPTDPNRLYLWTGCCGNVTGYSPYTTNTMTGTGWTTMPERLNTAGVTWKFYQDKGNGLDAGHGYGEYNGSKSDLWWNGNYGDNVILNFRQYQNLGASDPLAPALNGTQIDPSGGGKEYDTNLFSQLRADVANGTLPQVSWIAAPYAYSEHPSWAASGGEWYVSNVLNALTSNPAVWASTVLLVMYDENDGLFDHVPPAVPASSAAGTGQSTVSTAAEFVSGSGAASDGSASGDVPIGLGPRVPMFVISPWSKGGKVNSQVFDHTSVIRFLEARFGLQETNITPWRRTVCGDLTSAFDFSNADQAVPAIQPPASNMNPNGPAVLIPYPTTTAVPAQAAGRSTACRLPYEFFVQGKVNRAGRALALTMTNTGTAGVHLQAWVDGTSTIPRHYTIAAGTNQCANLSDSLALTSGGGYDYSIYGPNGFLQTFRGSIGSSGNTGSTAEISLCYDVANGNVQITLDNSAGASATTFQLTDNAYGMNTRQSFTVAAGATQAVTWYGDGGWYDASIRDANDPNFLRRVAGCVQTQSGTLLTDSAIGNTSKKFVASLASQGSTFGTLRFDYVAPPWSHSPKNWVGIFARGAQPTKGSYKSWAYLPKSTGSLLFSSTANSTLGSGQYDAWYLFDDGYTPLAGPVTITI
- the motA gene encoding flagellar motor stator protein MotA, yielding MFVAIGWIVVIGSVIGSFVGVGGHVPALLQPFELLCIFGAALGAFVVSNPVTTLKKTLKSLPTCFKGGGYTKQQYVELIALLYELLQKARKDGMMALEADVDAPEQSPLFQKYSHVLEDHHLLDFIVDYLRMMSSGNVNVLEMQDLMDEELHTHHAEASVAANAIQKMADGLPAFGIVAAVMGVVHTMGSVGAPPAVLGKMIAGALVGTFLGILLAYGFVGPLADLLNAKGRAAAKPFHCVKAVLLASMSGYAPAVAVEFGRKVLFTADRPSFKELDEAVRATKSPKAA
- a CDS encoding molybdopterin-dependent oxidoreductase yields the protein MEMAGTAAPSAHQAAAGSIALTGAFERPMTVTLDDLRRHASATAEPFDLRCFTTNRFIRSVAPYRGARLKDLLDAAGLRNDAPGDFKRMVFIAHAHDGYAVTFSWHELFNTPVGEHVIVAFECGDAPLSIDDGAPLLFSGADLLPAPRHVKRLAGIVARVLEV
- a CDS encoding winged helix-turn-helix domain-containing protein — protein: MRIQQADTIALGPGKVALLEAVREHGSISAAARSLKMSYRRAWLLMDELNRSLKSPATVSEHGGQSGGGSVLTPVGEEIIRLYRGIEARAYAACADDIAALTKMVRR
- the motB gene encoding flagellar motor protein MotB is translated as MADSRSNPPKQAPLVVVRRRKSEDHDAHHGGAWKIAYADFVTAMMAFFLLMWLLGSVSKYDKQGIEDYFNTPLSTLLSGGKDGQAPRPSVVQGGGRDMTNPAPAIDTQAQPVPASSPAALAGIVDTQKLERLKAKLSAAIAHSPSLRAYQDQIRIAITNEGLRIEIVDSLKRPMFASGSAQPESYATAILSQIGTTLDDVENRVSIAGHTDSTPYSGGSTGYSNWELSSDRANAARRALVAGGLREEKLLQVRGLADVLPLDKNVADEPTNRRISILVMNNAAEQAFFHDGGRATVDETAGARAAALPAAVTRGH
- a CDS encoding DUF2325 domain-containing protein, which translates into the protein MHAPPFRLSRTADLSSPGGNLPAATGTRIDACCARSSAQPTEPKRRTRLSELDANLHCSIIGTCLTTHELRKLVPKFTDLDRRHATDLEIHHAAVELAIDGTAGAKALHKALDERYAGAIRAFDSAKDADELLARWNEALKSGDIPPAYWALMTHPRTTMGVRQAAFGDLHMLSHLVGAANRADIRRLVALEEENAALHATIERQQVRLHELSAQRDAARQELDTLAARRNAQPVAADSALRDEVHELREALAARDERLALHTSRREAAEQRIAAEQASARAMRARLDELTAMVKTLRAEASAIELAVQASADDPAECAADPPSLLHGTRLVYVGGRPGSNRAIKRIVETAGGEVTLHDGGIEDRKGLLAAALPGARMVVFPVDCIDHDSMNLLKRICERHHIAYYPLRTASVASFVELIGRLDAQARDVTAPDAATGDASRFCLRHG